A region of Athene noctua chromosome 10, bAthNoc1.hap1.1, whole genome shotgun sequence DNA encodes the following proteins:
- the THOC7 gene encoding THO complex subunit 7 isoform X2, producing MGAVTDDEVIRKRLLIDGDGAGDDRRINLLVKSFIKWCNSGSQEEGQYQRMLSTLSQCEFSMGKTLLVYDMNLREMENYEKIYKDIENSIAAAHEKISECKKQILQAKRIRKNRQEYDALAKVIQHHPDRHETLKQLEALGKELQHLSHIKENVEDKLELRRKQFHVLLSTIHELQQTLENDEKLSEAEESQETQMETETKQ from the exons ATGGGGGCCGTGACCGACG ACGAAGTTATCCGCAAGCGACTGCTGATCGATGGCGATGGTGCTGGTGACGACAGGCGGATCAATTTGTTGGTGAAGAGTTTCATTAAGTGGTGTAATTCCGGATCTCAAGAGGAAgg CCAGTACCAACGGATGCTGAGTACTTTATCACAGTGTGAATTTTCGATGGGAAAAACTCTTCTGGTCTATGATATGAACCtgagagaaatggaaaattatgaaaaaatatataaggATATAG aaaatagtatAGCTGCAGCACATGAGAAGATTTCTGAATGCAAAAAACAAATCCTCCAAGCAAAAAGGATTCGAAAAAATCGCCAGG AGTATGATGCATTGGCCAAAGTCATACAGCACCATCCAGACAGACATGAAACACTGAA GCAGCTAGAAGCTTTGGGAAAAGAACTGCAACATCTTTctcacattaaagaaaatgttgaagATAAG TTGGAGCTGAGAAGAAAGCAGTTTCATGTTCTCCTGAGCACCATCCATGAACTTCAGCAAACCCTGGAAA ATGATGAAAAACTTTCAGAAGCTGAAGAATCTCAAGAAACTCAGATGGAAACAGAGACCAAACAGTAG
- the THOC7 gene encoding THO complex subunit 7 isoform X1, producing MGAVTDDEVIRKRLLIDGDGAGDDRRINLLVKSFIKWCNSGSQEEGYSQYQRMLSTLSQCEFSMGKTLLVYDMNLREMENYEKIYKDIENSIAAAHEKISECKKQILQAKRIRKNRQEYDALAKVIQHHPDRHETLKQLEALGKELQHLSHIKENVEDKLELRRKQFHVLLSTIHELQQTLENDEKLSEAEESQETQMETETKQ from the exons ATGGGGGCCGTGACCGACG ACGAAGTTATCCGCAAGCGACTGCTGATCGATGGCGATGGTGCTGGTGACGACAGGCGGATCAATTTGTTGGTGAAGAGTTTCATTAAGTGGTGTAATTCCGGATCTCAAGAGGAAgg TTACAGCCAGTACCAACGGATGCTGAGTACTTTATCACAGTGTGAATTTTCGATGGGAAAAACTCTTCTGGTCTATGATATGAACCtgagagaaatggaaaattatgaaaaaatatataaggATATAG aaaatagtatAGCTGCAGCACATGAGAAGATTTCTGAATGCAAAAAACAAATCCTCCAAGCAAAAAGGATTCGAAAAAATCGCCAGG AGTATGATGCATTGGCCAAAGTCATACAGCACCATCCAGACAGACATGAAACACTGAA GCAGCTAGAAGCTTTGGGAAAAGAACTGCAACATCTTTctcacattaaagaaaatgttgaagATAAG TTGGAGCTGAGAAGAAAGCAGTTTCATGTTCTCCTGAGCACCATCCATGAACTTCAGCAAACCCTGGAAA ATGATGAAAAACTTTCAGAAGCTGAAGAATCTCAAGAAACTCAGATGGAAACAGAGACCAAACAGTAG